In the Cellvibrio sp. KY-GH-1 genome, TTTCGATGAGGTCACCCCACATCGATATTGGGTGTAGGTTGTCTTTGACGGATTAACATTGATCAGCGGCTGTGCGGCAAACAAGACTACACCGATCATGACGTAAATCCGGGTTTCCAGGATACGGATCAAACCCTCTGCCGAAATCTCCTGAGCGGAATCCCGAGTTTCAATAACTACATTAATGATAGTGATAATAAACGGAACGAGAACAAGGCCCGTGTAGGCCAATATCCCCCAAATGGCGTCATACAAAATCCAGCCGAGTATCGTGGTGTATAGTTCGATTGTACTTCCGACAGGCATACGTCCTCCCTACGATATCCAACTTGAAATTAACCGCGGTAAATCTCTCGCGATAAAAATTTCATACAGCACAATGAGCGCAATCAATGGTCGACGGCTCGCTTTGATCATTGCATCGGACAATTCTTTGTTAAATTGCCGCAATAGTGGCCCCCATCCAAACCAAAGGACTGCGTATATCGCATAACGTATCCAGATGAGCCATCCTGAATCTCTCCAGCGATTAAGCATTTCAATTTGTTCTGCTTCAGTACCAATGAGCCCCAATCCAATTTTCACAATAATGATTAACAGAACGAAGCTTAAAAAAAGCCACATCACATGTTTGAAGCCACGCTTGGCCAATGAAGATTTATTCATCACTGATTGCTCCATCAATCATGCGTGGCTCTTTAGTTTTGGTGCGCATGTAATCTGTAGCACCGGCATCTCTATTTCGTTTTGTGCCCCGTTGCGCAATAGTACCGGCCGCATTAGTAATTACTTTTTGGCGAACTTCTGTTTCAAATAAAATATTGTCAATTTCGGCCTGTAAGCGTTGACGTGAATAATCAATTTCTGTCGACGCCGCATCACCAACTGATGCAATGTTTGGCTCTTGCGCACCGGCATTTAATAAATCTCGAACAATGAGTGCTTTTTCCATTGCGCGAGCCAGCGCAATTTCTCCAGTAAGTTTGTTAGCGAGAATGGCCTGCTCATCTAACGGCGCACGTTTCAAATCCTGAATTGTCAAATCATTAATAACCAGGCCCATTCCTGGAACAGATAATTTATCCAGTTCAGCAGCCGACATTTTGTAGTTCAGCGGTTTACTCATTAACGTTTTTAAATCAGCGCTCACAACCTCACGCTCTTTGCGATATTGGAAACGCAAACCTTGACCCATTTTTGTTTTTAATTTGTCACAACTTGCGCAAGTCCTTACTTCACGTTCACCCACTACTGCAGTTGCCCAGGATGTAGCACTGGTTGCAGTTGGAAAGACGCGCGCAATATTGCTATCACCCGTAACATCATCCGGATCCTCGGGTGCGAGAGAACCTACCTGGTGTTCGTAACCCGCACCGATGGTGTCTTCAACAATCCTGATAGGTGGTTGCCCAAGGCCCCCTTTCTTAAAACCACCAGCAAACGTAACACCGCTGTTCCCTGCTGTAGCTTCAATGTTTTCTTCTGCAGTAACCGGATTCTCCCCAGCCTTCGATGCTTTGTCCCAGGAGCTTTTGCGGGTAACCGCAATCCACCCCTCAACGGGATCCCTACCCGCACGTAGATCAGCCTTTGCATCACGACATGTTTTTAAAGACAGCGTGTAAGTTTCCTTGGCGTCTTTCAGGCCTTTCGTCAACGTGTCATACAACCCCGGCCAGTTCTCCTGGATCTTTGATAAGCCCCATGCACTAAACACCGCAGTAGCCGCGCCCAGAACATCGTCCGACAAGCCATAAACATTGTGTTTCATATCAGAGAATGTTTCGGCAATACCAAAACTCGGATCAAAACTGCATCCGCGAAACATATTCCATTCCGCACCGGCAGAAAGGTTGAGCGTGGTTTTATTGGATTGGTGGTAATACATCATGGGATCACCTCCACCGATAGCGTAATACCAGGAACCATCACCAGTGGGGCGAACAATGTCACCAGCCATCGTCGAATGAGTGATGACAACCAAAAATCCCAGCATGATTTTTTTTGCAATTGATAATGTGAATGTACTCATAGGATTAACTCTTGAAATCAATTTTGAAGAGGAATGCTTGCCCCTTTTTTTCACAGCAGGAATAGCGTCGCCACAACGTCCACATGTAACTTTCACGCGTGATGTTTTTTCCATTTGCCCAGGTAGCTGGGCCATTTAAAATGCGCGTGGAGTCTTCAACCCAAGGCACCAGCATTTGAAAGCGATTGTCACCGCCTTCGTTGACATTGACGGGCCCCGGTTTCCAACACCGGTTATCGCAGTCACCAGTTAGAGGTAGATAAATATGTGGCTGTGCATTACGCGTAACAATTTCTGTTGCACGGTGCGCCGCTACGGCAGCATTGATAGGATCGTATGGATGTGCGCCCCATCCGCAACGTGGATACAACGGTGCCCATGAGCCTTCCAATAATCCGGAGAGCCAGGAACCGGTGCCCGTCTTGAAGCGCGGCAAACCTAAAATTGATTGTGGGTACAATTGCTCGATGCCAGGTTCATTCCATGAGGGATCATGACTGCTAAGAAAATACGGCATCATCGGAATATCAAGCATTGATTCGCAGAAATATTCCTCACCACCCAAGCTGTTATAAATGGGTAGCGCCGGGTGGGAAATCACATCGACACTTTTAAAATCCAATGCAGTTGCTTGATCCTGAATACTCTCGCTTTGGCCGATTGCACCACTCGGATTGTGGTTCCAATCTTTGGTGTCCTCCCACTCAGATTGGTAGGTGTAGCTGGACACAACCAGGTCAGGAATGTAATGCCGAACACGCATCGACGTTTCGACGCTGCACGAAAATAATTTGCACTTCAACCAGAAGCACATCCCTATTAGTTCCCAATCAAAACAGTCGGTACACTCAACAGCGGATTCCACAATATCCATCGTCCCAAACTTCCCGTTCTTTTTCCCTGTCTTCACAGTTTGAGCAGCGGCCGATAATGACAATACAGCAATCAGCATTGATGCTATCCATCGTTTCATGGCGCTTCCTCCAGGTTGCGATGTGATTTATACAGCGCGAGCGCTCTTTGAATATCAGTGATGCCATACACCACGTATTGACCCTGGTTAAAAACTACCGCTGGAATCTTCTCTAATTGGTACTGCACCATTTTTTCATGGCCACGGTAGGCTTCACGTATCGCCTTCTGAAATTCCATTCCTTGCGCAGAGGCTAAATAGGTCTTCATGATTTGTTTGGCTCGATCAATATCGCCTGGAAGCGCCGGTAAATATTTCTCTTTTACCCTTTCTGGAACGCTCAGATCATAGTGAATCACTTCAATACCAGGTACATTGCCCAATGCCGTCGGAGTATCGGTAAACACTTCGATTTGTGTTTGCGCGTGGCCAATGTTTGAAATACTGAAAAGCAGCAGCAACGTGAATTGGAAAAGTGCATTACGCGTGAATTTCATGAGGTACACTCCATATTGTTTGACCATTAACATCCGATTGAAACGCATCATCCGTTGCGATAAGCAATTTACTTTTTTTGCTAGCCTGCACCAGATAAAAAAGATCATCTCTTTTCAACTCACTCAGATGACACGGAATTTCTTCATCACCCGTAATTTTTAATGCGTAACTTATAGACTCGCTCATATCTATTTCCTCGACTTACGCCGCTTTACGTCGCCCGCTAGCGATCATTTCCCCAATCATCGTTGCAGCTTCAAGCTCTGTGATATTGTGTTGATCCATCAATTTCGCTCGCGCCGTTTTTTCCTCTTTCTCC is a window encoding:
- a CDS encoding integrating conjugative element protein — translated: MEKTSRVKVTCGRCGDAIPAVKKRGKHSSSKLISRVNPMSTFTLSIAKKIMLGFLVVITHSTMAGDIVRPTGDGSWYYAIGGGDPMMYYHQSNKTTLNLSAGAEWNMFRGCSFDPSFGIAETFSDMKHNVYGLSDDVLGAATAVFSAWGLSKIQENWPGLYDTLTKGLKDAKETYTLSLKTCRDAKADLRAGRDPVEGWIAVTRKSSWDKASKAGENPVTAEENIEATAGNSGVTFAGGFKKGGLGQPPIRIVEDTIGAGYEHQVGSLAPEDPDDVTGDSNIARVFPTATSATSWATAVVGEREVRTCASCDKLKTKMGQGLRFQYRKEREVVSADLKTLMSKPLNYKMSAAELDKLSVPGMGLVINDLTIQDLKRAPLDEQAILANKLTGEIALARAMEKALIVRDLLNAGAQEPNIASVGDAASTEIDYSRQRLQAEIDNILFETEVRQKVITNAAGTIAQRGTKRNRDAGATDYMRTKTKEPRMIDGAISDE
- a CDS encoding TIGR03756 family integrating conjugative element protein — protein: MKRWIASMLIAVLSLSAAAQTVKTGKKNGKFGTMDIVESAVECTDCFDWELIGMCFWLKCKLFSCSVETSMRVRHYIPDLVVSSYTYQSEWEDTKDWNHNPSGAIGQSESIQDQATALDFKSVDVISHPALPIYNSLGGEEYFCESMLDIPMMPYFLSSHDPSWNEPGIEQLYPQSILGLPRFKTGTGSWLSGLLEGSWAPLYPRCGWGAHPYDPINAAVAAHRATEIVTRNAQPHIYLPLTGDCDNRCWKPGPVNVNEGGDNRFQMLVPWVEDSTRILNGPATWANGKNITRESYMWTLWRRYSCCEKKGQAFLFKIDFKS
- a CDS encoding TIGR03757 family integrating conjugative element protein, which encodes MKFTRNALFQFTLLLLFSISNIGHAQTQIEVFTDTPTALGNVPGIEVIHYDLSVPERVKEKYLPALPGDIDRAKQIMKTYLASAQGMEFQKAIREAYRGHEKMVQYQLEKIPAVVFNQGQYVVYGITDIQRALALYKSHRNLEEAP